A portion of the Krasilnikovia cinnamomea genome contains these proteins:
- a CDS encoding DNA glycosylase AlkZ-like family protein — translation MLDVDRGQAMAYRVAALGLATRGRKRPADLPVLDLGVQEYTPDSARVALAARTTAALDDDRLFMVWAARGAPHLHRRADLRTLAAQLWPVSDADATARITSGQIPDGMKLGLAAFVATADAFREVVTATMPRGEVSTQVSARVPRSLTYDCRGCGARHIAGTVFQHAGLAGGVRVESRGRDAMLGPIADWPGRPEQNQGIGELITTYLRMLGPAAPAAVAKYLGSATTEIRTVWPDGLAQVRVDGRTVWLPEDRVAALRKAAPVPGVRLLPPMDALLQARDRDVLVPDRKQQREVWRVLGNPGALLLDGEIAGVWRAKLGAKRVELTVTPFGGLSAAARKQVEGEAAAVARARGVPDASVRYT, via the coding sequence ATGCTCGACGTCGACCGCGGTCAGGCGATGGCGTACCGGGTCGCCGCCCTCGGGCTGGCCACGCGGGGCCGCAAGCGCCCCGCCGACCTGCCCGTGCTCGACCTCGGGGTGCAGGAGTACACGCCGGACTCCGCGCGGGTGGCGCTGGCCGCCCGCACCACCGCCGCCCTGGACGACGACCGGCTGTTCATGGTGTGGGCCGCGCGCGGCGCTCCGCACCTGCACCGGCGCGCCGACCTGCGTACCCTCGCCGCCCAGCTGTGGCCGGTCAGCGACGCGGACGCCACCGCCCGGATCACCAGCGGCCAGATCCCCGACGGCATGAAACTGGGCCTGGCCGCGTTCGTCGCCACCGCCGACGCGTTCCGCGAGGTGGTCACCGCGACGATGCCGCGTGGCGAGGTGAGCACCCAGGTCAGCGCGCGGGTGCCGCGCTCGCTCACCTACGACTGCCGGGGCTGCGGCGCCCGGCACATCGCCGGGACGGTCTTCCAGCACGCCGGGCTCGCGGGCGGGGTGCGGGTCGAATCCCGGGGGCGCGACGCCATGCTCGGGCCGATCGCGGACTGGCCCGGGCGCCCCGAGCAGAACCAGGGCATCGGCGAGCTCATCACCACGTACCTGCGGATGCTCGGGCCGGCCGCGCCCGCCGCGGTGGCGAAATACCTGGGCAGTGCCACCACCGAGATCCGTACGGTGTGGCCCGACGGGCTGGCCCAGGTCCGGGTGGACGGCCGTACCGTGTGGTTGCCGGAGGATCGGGTGGCCGCCCTGCGCAAGGCCGCCCCCGTGCCCGGGGTGCGGCTGCTGCCCCCGATGGACGCCCTGCTGCAGGCGCGCGACCGCGACGTGCTCGTGCCCGACCGCAAGCAGCAGCGGGAGGTGTGGCGGGTGCTCGGCAACCCGGGTGCCCTGCTGCTGGACGGGGAGATCGCCGGGGTGTGGCGGGCCAAGCTGGGAGCCAAGCGGGTGGAGCTGACGGTCACCCCGTTCGGTGGGCTCAGCGCGGCGGCGCGCAAGCAGGTCGAGGGCGAGGCGGCCGCCGTGGCCCGGGCGCGCGGCGTGCCAGACGCGAGCGTGCGGTACACGTGA